The nucleotide sequence TGTTCAATACCGTGCGAATCGTTTTAATAGATTTATCTCAAGTAACAAGTTGATTGAAATTCCGATTAGTGGGAGAAAGTTTACTAGAATTAGTGATGACGGGACCAAGTTTAGCAAATTGGATAGATTTTTTGTTATGGATAAATTTCTGAGTTTATGGGATGATCTATCTATCATTGCCTTGGATCGTAAACTATCGGATCATGTGCCTTTAATTTTACGTGATAAGGTGATTGATTACGGTCCTAAACCTGTTAAAGTGTTTGATGTGTGGTTTGATAAGGAGGAGGCGGGGGAGGTAATTGTCGAGGCTTGGTCCTTTCCGGTTCGAGGGCTTAGAAAGGATTGTATTTTTAGGGACAAACTAAAGAACGTCAAAGCTTGTCTCAAGAAATGGAGTATCAAAACCTTTGGTGCTCTTGATCTTGAAATTAATAGTTTGAGAAAAGAAGCTAGTGTGTGGGAAAATAAAGCTGAATTAAATGATATTCCCAATAATAAACGATCTATTTGGCTCGAATGTCGTAGGAAGTGGATTGAGAAGGAGAAAATTAAATCTAATATGTAAAGGCAAAAAGCGCGCATTCGATGGACTCTGGAAGGTGACGAAAATTCCAAATTTTTTCATTCGTCTATTCGTCACAAATATAGTAAGTGTAATATTCTAGGGTTAAATATCAATGAGGCATGGAATGACAACCCGTTGGTAGTTACAAATGCTATATTCAATCACTACAGGAACCTGTTTAGCGAAAAGGATACCTTCAGACCTTTCCTGGTGGGCTGAATGTTCTCTGATTTGGGCCTTGACGCATGCAACATGGATTCTGTCCAATCTGGTCAGTCCAACCAGCATGTCCGCAACCATGATCATCCGTTAAATAGTATTGGGCCAGGTATCTATGGTCTGGGCCGACTATCTACAGATGATTCAGTGGCACTTGAGTGCGAATTTACTGACTCCGAAATTTGGGATGCGGTACGTAGTTGCGCTAGTTCAAAAGCCCCGGGGCCTGACGGTTTCAACATgaggttttataaaaaatattggAGTTTAATTAGGGCTGACCTTACAAGTGCGATAAAAAAATTTTGGAAAACCGGGGAGATTTCGACAGGGTGTAACGCTTCTTTTGTTACCCTAATTCCTAAGAAACAGGAGCCAATGAACCTTCATGACTATAGACCGATAAGCCTCATCGGTAGTTTCTATAAGGTTGTGGCTAAACTTCTTTCGAATCGCCTAAAGAAGGTAGTGCCATTGCTTGTTGGGTATGAACAGAACGCTTTCATAAAAGGGAGAAACATCATGGATGGGGTTTTGATTGTAAACGAAGCGCTTGAGTATTTGAAACATAATAAGCTTGCGAGTCTAGTTTTCAAAGTTGATTTCGAGAAAGCCTTCGATAGTCTTAATTGGAATTTCCTTATGGAAATAATGAAGATTATGGGTTTCGGGAAAAAGTAGAGAAACTGGATTCTTTCATGTCTAAGATCGGCATCTATCTTAATCTTGGTCAATGGATCTCCAACTAATGAATTCAAGCTCGAAAGAGGGGTGCGCAAAGGAGACTCGCTTTCACCTTTTCTCTTTATCATTGCGGCAGAGGGTCTAAATTGGCTTACGAAAGCTGCAGTGAGAGCCAAATTATTCTCGGGTGTAGAAATAGGTAAAGATAATATTCCAATTTCCCATCTCCAGTATGCCGACGACATGATTTTCCTTGGGAAATGAAGTAGGAGTAACATGTATAACCTGATGAAATTGCTAAAGTGTTTGGAACTCTCCTCTAGACTTAAAATTAATTACCATAAAAGTAATCTCTTTGGAGTCGGTGTGGGGGTAGATGAGGTTGTGGATATGGCTAGTTTTTATGGGTGTAATGTTGGTAAGTTTCCATGTATGTATCTCGGTCTTCCAGTGGGTACGAAAATGACTAAATCTGTTAACTGGAAACCTGTCTTGGAGAAATTCGAAAAGAGGTTATCAGATTTGAAAGCACGTGTGTTGTCTTTTGGTGGGCAGTTGACGCTCATTAACTCGGTTCTCAATAGTTTGCCATTGTATTTTTTCTCGCTCTTCCGT is from Rutidosis leptorrhynchoides isolate AG116_Rl617_1_P2 chromosome 10, CSIRO_AGI_Rlap_v1, whole genome shotgun sequence and encodes:
- the LOC139870369 gene encoding uncharacterized protein, encoding MKILSLNVRGFAVEGKFGWVKDICIFERPFVAAFQETRCKTVSDQWVENLWGNGNFGYIQKEVIGKSGGLLLIWDKGCFEVSNAMGNEFFLAIRGKWKSTGQESFIVNIYGPHDDEGKKLMLDSLDNILGANDSAWLLCGDFNEVRDKNDRLNSQFVQYRANRFNRFISSNKLIEIPISGRKFTRISDDGTKFSKLDRFFVMDKFLSLWDDLSIIALDRKLSDHVPLILRDKVIDYGPKPVKVFDVWFDKEEAGEVIVEAWSFPVRGLRKDCIFRDKLKNVKACLKKWSIKTFGALDLEINSLRKEASVWENKAELNDIPNNKRSIWLECRRKWIEKEKIKSNM